From a region of the Corallococcus coralloides DSM 2259 genome:
- a CDS encoding S8 family peptidase translates to MLRRLALLGLLGLAACPGDNKDDDDDTTDTLKGTISGALQPFQAGSAAANDGSSLDAFFSLPGAKNLSQKVSKALAARGVWRTGIPSKPLTHEASLLPGEIIIRFDTPGLSAEEAVAQARVAGYHVVHQAFLSDTQHLLRYEVSQPQAMSGGAPTVRALTQAEHVRVLSQVLAVQGVKNAESNMRVRALAVPNDPLYSRQWHYKNMNLPAAWDLGTGSESIVVAVVDTGITSHPDLNTRVLPGVDLISSLANAGDGDGVDTDPTDNGKDLPNGGSSFHGTHVAGTIGASSNNGVGVAGVTWSGRNILPVRVLGTQGGSLADIIAGITWSSGGSVPGVRANTTPARVINMSLGGDGSASTEMQTAINAANARGSIIVVAAGNENVNTSSSFPCNQQNVICVGATRFNGKRASYSNFGTQVDVMAAGGQTSEDRNGDSYPDGVLSTLPNSSNQPSYEWYQGTSMATPHVAGIVALMLAQDPTLTTADVEAILKETADTTSQCSEGCGAGLVDAYAAVLRAKGGGDPSLPPKLAITTTQLSFTGASSQALTVRNNGGGTLQVSVAVSGTNASAVSVSSTSLSVPAYKSTALNVSVTPGSLAPGSYVAQIDLTGASGAGTAQVLVKFRVGATETKDAIIGFAYLDAAGEVQVDDDGIALVPASGGYNYSLKMTPRDYLVLASIDDTGEGDYFDDGDRVGFWRDTTQVETVTVTRGKTTSGISFTLVPYQSDDDHTPTTTIGGACTTNGACGTGGQCLTGASFPGGYCTQSCVTDSCPSGSECYSNDRGVTAYCFVTCTPSSGNTQGSCRTGYRCVSDGAGSGACLP, encoded by the coding sequence ATGCTCCGCCGCCTCGCCCTCCTGGGATTGCTCGGTCTCGCGGCCTGTCCCGGCGACAACAAAGACGATGATGACGACACCACCGATACGCTGAAGGGGACCATCTCGGGAGCCCTGCAGCCGTTCCAGGCCGGCTCCGCCGCCGCGAACGACGGGTCGTCGCTGGATGCGTTCTTCTCCCTGCCGGGTGCGAAGAACCTGTCCCAGAAGGTCTCCAAGGCCCTGGCGGCGCGGGGCGTGTGGCGCACGGGCATCCCGTCCAAGCCGCTGACGCACGAGGCGTCGCTGCTGCCAGGAGAGATCATCATCCGCTTCGACACGCCGGGCCTGTCCGCGGAGGAGGCCGTCGCGCAGGCGCGCGTCGCGGGCTACCACGTCGTGCACCAGGCCTTCCTGAGCGATACGCAGCACCTGCTGCGCTACGAGGTGAGCCAGCCGCAGGCGATGTCCGGCGGCGCGCCCACCGTGCGCGCGCTCACCCAGGCGGAGCACGTGCGCGTGCTCTCCCAGGTGCTGGCCGTGCAGGGCGTGAAGAACGCGGAGAGCAACATGCGGGTGCGGGCGCTGGCCGTGCCGAATGATCCGCTCTATTCGCGGCAGTGGCACTACAAGAACATGAACCTGCCGGCGGCCTGGGACCTGGGCACGGGCAGCGAGTCCATCGTCGTGGCGGTGGTGGACACCGGCATCACGTCGCATCCGGACCTGAACACGCGCGTGCTGCCGGGCGTGGACCTCATCTCCAGCCTGGCCAACGCGGGCGACGGCGATGGCGTGGACACGGACCCGACGGACAACGGCAAGGACCTGCCCAACGGCGGCTCGTCGTTCCACGGCACGCACGTGGCGGGCACCATTGGCGCGTCGTCCAACAATGGCGTGGGTGTGGCGGGTGTCACCTGGTCCGGCCGGAACATCCTGCCGGTGCGCGTGCTGGGCACGCAGGGCGGCTCGCTGGCGGACATCATCGCGGGCATCACCTGGTCCAGCGGCGGCAGCGTCCCCGGCGTACGGGCGAACACCACGCCCGCGCGGGTCATCAACATGAGCCTGGGCGGCGACGGTTCCGCGTCGACGGAGATGCAGACCGCCATCAACGCGGCCAACGCGCGCGGGTCCATCATCGTGGTGGCCGCGGGCAACGAGAACGTCAACACCTCCAGCAGCTTCCCGTGCAACCAGCAGAACGTCATCTGCGTGGGGGCGACGCGCTTCAACGGCAAGCGGGCCAGCTACTCCAACTTCGGCACGCAGGTGGACGTGATGGCCGCCGGTGGCCAGACGAGCGAGGACCGCAACGGCGACAGCTACCCGGACGGCGTGCTGTCCACGCTGCCCAACAGCAGCAACCAGCCTTCCTATGAGTGGTACCAGGGCACCAGCATGGCCACCCCGCACGTGGCGGGCATCGTGGCGCTGATGCTGGCGCAGGACCCCACGCTCACGACGGCGGACGTGGAGGCCATCCTGAAGGAGACCGCGGACACGACGAGCCAGTGCTCCGAGGGCTGCGGCGCGGGCCTGGTGGACGCGTACGCCGCCGTGCTGCGCGCCAAGGGCGGCGGGGACCCGTCGCTGCCCCCGAAGCTCGCCATCACCACCACGCAGCTGTCCTTCACCGGCGCGTCGTCGCAGGCGCTGACGGTGCGCAACAACGGCGGCGGCACGCTGCAGGTGAGCGTGGCCGTCTCCGGTACCAACGCCTCCGCGGTGTCCGTCTCCAGCACCTCGCTGTCGGTCCCCGCGTACAAGTCCACGGCGCTGAACGTGAGCGTCACCCCGGGCTCGCTGGCGCCGGGCAGCTACGTGGCGCAGATCGACCTGACCGGCGCGTCGGGCGCGGGCACGGCGCAGGTGCTGGTGAAGTTCCGCGTGGGCGCCACGGAGACGAAGGACGCCATCATCGGGTTCGCGTACCTGGACGCGGCGGGCGAGGTGCAGGTCGACGACGACGGCATCGCCCTTGTGCCCGCGTCCGGTGGGTACAACTACAGCCTGAAGATGACCCCGCGCGACTACCTGGTGCTGGCGTCCATCGACGACACCGGCGAAGGGGACTACTTCGACGACGGCGACCGCGTGGGCTTCTGGCGTGACACCACCCAGGTGGAGACCGTGACGGTCACCCGGGGCAAGACGACCAGCGGCATCAGCTTCACCCTGGTGCCCTACCAGTCGGACGACGACCACACGCCCACGACGACCATCGGTGGGGCCTGCACCACCAATGGCGCGTGCGGCACGGGCGGCCAGTGCCTCACCGGCGCCAGCTTCCCGGGCGGCTACTGCACCCAGAGCTGCGTGACGGACAGCTGCCCGTCGGGTTCGGAGTGCTACAGCAACGACCGGGGCGTCACCGCCTACTGCTTCGTGACCTGCACGCCGTCGAGCGGCAACACCCAGGGGTCGTGCCGCACGGGCTACCGGTGCGTGAGCGACGGCGCGGGCAGCGGCGCGTGCCTCCCGTAG
- a CDS encoding NAD(P)/FAD-dependent oxidoreductase, which yields MAKRPGVIVVGGGLAGLACATALLESRVDAHVLEAGDAPGGRVRTDSHEGFLLDRGFQVYLTAYPEGRRVLDLKALSLQRFIPGAKVWRGGRLHTLTDPLRHPVTAVSHLFDAPGGLADKLRVLELRQHATSGELGDLWQRPQQESRRFLLDLGFSEEMLEAFFTPFLGGIFLERGLTTSSRMLEFVFRMFATGYAAVPAQGMGAIPEQLAAKLPSGALRMRVSVEEVWGHRVRLPGRELLHADAVVVATDPGNAASLLVGMPAPRMNRVTCLYFAAPEPPVEGPWLVLDGEGRGPVNNVAVMSEVSAAYAPQGQALVSVSVVDDPGGADSLEARVRAQLTEWFGAAVSAWRHLRTYVIPDALPAQPPSALVEPHRPVRLAAGLYVCGDHRENASIDGALASGRRAAEAVLQDLGR from the coding sequence ATGGCGAAGCGGCCCGGGGTCATCGTGGTGGGTGGGGGGCTCGCGGGCCTGGCGTGCGCGACGGCGCTGCTCGAGTCGCGCGTGGACGCGCACGTGCTGGAAGCAGGGGACGCACCGGGCGGCAGAGTGCGCACCGACTCGCACGAAGGGTTCCTGCTGGACCGGGGCTTCCAGGTGTACCTCACCGCCTACCCGGAAGGACGGCGGGTGCTGGACCTGAAGGCCCTGTCGCTCCAACGCTTCATCCCCGGCGCGAAGGTATGGCGGGGTGGGCGGCTGCACACGCTGACGGACCCGCTGCGGCATCCCGTCACGGCGGTGTCGCATCTGTTCGATGCACCGGGAGGCCTGGCGGACAAGCTGCGCGTGTTGGAGCTGCGGCAGCACGCCACGTCCGGTGAGCTGGGGGACTTGTGGCAGCGGCCCCAGCAGGAGTCGCGGCGCTTCCTGCTCGACCTGGGCTTCTCCGAGGAGATGCTCGAAGCGTTCTTCACGCCCTTCCTGGGCGGCATCTTCCTGGAGCGGGGGCTGACGACGTCCAGCCGGATGCTGGAGTTCGTGTTCCGGATGTTCGCGACGGGCTATGCGGCCGTGCCCGCGCAGGGGATGGGCGCCATCCCCGAACAGCTGGCGGCGAAGCTGCCGTCGGGCGCGCTGCGGATGCGCGTGAGCGTGGAGGAGGTATGGGGTCACCGCGTGCGCCTGCCGGGCAGGGAGCTGCTGCACGCCGACGCAGTGGTGGTGGCGACGGATCCAGGCAATGCGGCGTCGCTGCTCGTGGGCATGCCCGCGCCCCGGATGAACCGCGTGACGTGCCTGTACTTCGCCGCGCCGGAGCCGCCGGTGGAGGGGCCGTGGCTCGTGCTCGACGGAGAGGGGCGCGGACCTGTGAACAACGTGGCGGTGATGAGCGAGGTGTCCGCCGCGTACGCACCCCAGGGTCAGGCGCTGGTGTCCGTGTCGGTGGTGGACGACCCGGGCGGCGCGGACTCACTGGAGGCGCGCGTGCGCGCGCAGCTCACGGAGTGGTTCGGCGCGGCGGTGTCCGCGTGGCGGCACCTGCGCACGTATGTCATTCCGGACGCCCTGCCCGCGCAGCCTCCGTCCGCGTTGGTGGAACCGCACCGGCCCGTGCGGCTGGCCGCGGGGCTCTACGTGTGCGGAGACCACCGCGAGAACGCATCCATCGACGGAGCGCTCGCGTCGGGGCGCCGCGCGGCGGAGGCGGTGTTGCAGGACCTGGGGAGATAG
- the aroF gene encoding 3-deoxy-7-phosphoheptulonate synthase, translating into MLIVMRPDATAQDIERVNDEIRRRGWHPHAIAGGSRTAIGITGNPGAVEPEPFRVLPGVADAVAISQPFKLVSREVKPEDSLVRVGDLTLGGAAIHVIAGPCSVESREQIISTAQAVKQAGATMLRGGAFKPRTSPYEFQGLKGDGLALLAEARKETGLLVTTEVKDTATLDSVAQHTDILQVGARNMQNFSLLEAVGETRKPVLLKRGISATIKELLMAAEYIVARGNTQVILCERGIRTFENMTRNTLDLNAVPMLKALTHLPVFVDPSHGIGVRKAVPAMMRAAVAAGADGLIVEVHPDPPRARSDGFQSLDFSEFEKAMGEVRAIAQAMGRETVRLG; encoded by the coding sequence ATGTTGATCGTGATGCGCCCAGACGCGACGGCCCAGGACATCGAGCGAGTGAACGATGAGATCCGCCGCCGTGGCTGGCATCCGCACGCGATTGCAGGGGGCTCCCGCACCGCCATCGGCATCACCGGCAACCCGGGCGCGGTGGAGCCGGAGCCCTTCCGCGTGCTCCCTGGCGTCGCGGACGCGGTCGCCATCTCCCAGCCGTTCAAGCTGGTCAGCCGCGAGGTGAAGCCGGAGGACAGCCTGGTGCGCGTGGGTGACCTCACGCTCGGCGGCGCCGCCATCCACGTCATCGCCGGCCCCTGCTCCGTGGAGTCGCGCGAGCAGATCATCTCCACCGCGCAGGCCGTGAAGCAGGCGGGCGCCACCATGCTGCGCGGCGGCGCGTTCAAGCCGCGCACCAGCCCCTATGAGTTCCAGGGCCTCAAGGGCGACGGCCTCGCGCTGCTCGCGGAGGCGCGCAAGGAGACGGGCCTGCTGGTGACGACGGAGGTGAAGGACACGGCGACGCTGGACTCCGTCGCGCAGCACACCGACATCCTCCAGGTGGGCGCGCGCAACATGCAGAACTTCAGCCTGCTGGAGGCGGTGGGCGAGACGCGCAAGCCCGTCCTGCTCAAGCGCGGCATCAGCGCCACCATCAAGGAGCTGTTGATGGCGGCCGAGTACATCGTCGCGCGCGGCAACACCCAGGTCATCCTCTGCGAGCGGGGCATCCGCACGTTCGAGAACATGACCCGCAACACGTTGGATTTGAACGCGGTGCCCATGCTCAAGGCGCTCACGCACCTGCCGGTGTTCGTGGACCCGTCGCACGGCATCGGCGTGCGCAAGGCCGTCCCCGCGATGATGCGGGCCGCGGTCGCCGCCGGCGCGGATGGCCTCATCGTGGAGGTGCACCCGGATCCGCCGCGCGCCAGGTCGGACGGCTTCCAGTCGCTGGACTTCTCCGAGTTCGAGAAGGCCATGGGTGAAGTGCGGGCCATCGCCCAGG